One genomic segment of Desulfocapsa sulfexigens DSM 10523 includes these proteins:
- a CDS encoding ComEA family DNA-binding protein: MNSVTQPKTRTDIVSREEGTGKELFALFCCSLFALTQLFFLFDFSPNTSQRKIELQVVNGHKLVLNDRLWQNSFESENPCLSVEQLNFSPFFFLPVAINHCDKLLLMSVKGIGTELAEKILQTRNQFGPFETAEDLLRVSGIGPVRMAQIAPYLSFVNYYE, translated from the coding sequence ATGAACAGCGTAACGCAACCAAAAACTAGGACGGACATTGTTTCAAGAGAAGAGGGGACAGGCAAAGAGCTTTTTGCACTTTTTTGCTGTTCCCTCTTTGCTTTAACCCAGTTGTTTTTTCTCTTCGATTTTTCACCAAATACTTCTCAACGTAAAATAGAGCTTCAGGTTGTAAACGGTCATAAGCTCGTCTTAAATGATCGGCTTTGGCAGAATTCTTTTGAATCAGAGAATCCCTGTCTTAGCGTCGAGCAACTCAATTTTTCACCATTTTTCTTTCTTCCGGTAGCCATCAATCACTGCGACAAACTGTTACTTATGTCTGTGAAAGGTATCGGTACAGAACTCGCCGAAAAAATACTCCAGACACGAAACCAATTCGGTCCTTTTGAAACGGCGGAAGACCTCCTGAGGGTATCCGGAATAGGCCCTGTGAGGATGGCTCAAATTGCGCCCTATTTAAGTTTTGTCAACTATTATGAGTAA
- the miaA gene encoding tRNA (adenosine(37)-N6)-dimethylallyltransferase MiaA, translating to MSNAFEFPFREPIVVLIGPTAVGKTALSIDIAREFGFEIISVDSMQVYRYMDIGTAKITREEMKGVEHHLIDVVDPDEPFDAGTYETRAIEAIRNIHTKKKKILVTGGTGLYLKALINGLAPKLPTFPSIRKELVTELNSLGRDVLHEQLSLIDRNSAKRIHKNDSHRLVRALEIFRGTGKKWSALIEEHKRQNTKRFPNILIIGLTRDRTRLYERIDQRSRIMLENGFESEVRGLLDRGYEENCKSMQSIGYSHMTRFIKGDLSRNEMFEQLTRDTRRYAKRQYTWFNKIKEVQWLETSDSGIAKTMIRDFL from the coding sequence ATGAGTAATGCGTTTGAGTTTCCTTTCCGTGAACCGATTGTTGTTCTGATCGGGCCAACCGCCGTCGGAAAGACAGCCCTTTCCATAGATATTGCACGGGAATTTGGCTTCGAAATAATCAGTGTCGACTCCATGCAGGTATATCGCTATATGGATATTGGCACAGCCAAGATAACCAGGGAAGAGATGAAGGGCGTAGAACATCATTTAATCGATGTGGTCGATCCAGACGAACCTTTCGATGCTGGCACCTATGAGACCAGGGCTATAGAGGCTATTCGAAATATACATACGAAGAAAAAGAAAATTCTTGTTACCGGGGGAACTGGTTTATACCTCAAGGCCCTTATTAATGGTTTGGCACCGAAGTTACCAACATTCCCAAGTATAAGAAAAGAGTTAGTGACTGAACTAAACAGCCTTGGACGTGATGTATTGCATGAACAATTGTCACTAATAGATCGTAATTCTGCCAAAAGAATCCACAAAAATGATAGCCATAGACTTGTCAGGGCTTTGGAAATATTCAGAGGAACAGGTAAGAAATGGTCAGCTTTAATAGAAGAACACAAGAGGCAGAATACAAAAAGGTTCCCAAACATTCTGATTATTGGACTGACTCGTGACAGAACCAGACTCTATGAGCGAATAGACCAGAGAAGCAGGATAATGCTTGAAAATGGCTTTGAAAGTGAGGTTAGGGGGTTGCTCGACAGGGGGTACGAAGAGAATTGTAAATCCATGCAATCCATTGGATATAGCCATATGACCAGGTTTATAAAAGGCGACCTAAGCAGGAATGAGATGTTTGAACAACTCACCAGAGATACACGCAGATACGCAAAACGACAGTATACCTGGTTTAACAAAATCAAAGAAGTCCAATGGCTTGAAACAAGTGATTCTGGAATAGCAAAAACGATGATAAGAGATTTTTTATGA
- a CDS encoding tRNA (cytidine(34)-2'-O)-methyltransferase: MNDNESFHIVLVEPEIPPNTGSIARLCGATNSVLHLVRPLGFSTDDKHLKRAGLDYWKFVDIRYWECFDDFLKAQDENRLYFLTTKTSRSYIDAPFKPGDYLVFGKETKGLPEDLLKLYSDRCFTLPMANSNIRSLNLAMTAGIVLYAALSRQ; this comes from the coding sequence ATGAACGATAATGAGTCATTTCATATAGTACTGGTAGAACCGGAAATCCCACCTAATACCGGTTCTATTGCACGCTTATGTGGGGCAACCAATAGCGTTCTGCACCTGGTCCGCCCCTTAGGTTTTTCCACCGATGATAAGCACCTCAAACGGGCAGGCCTTGATTACTGGAAGTTTGTAGACATTAGATACTGGGAATGCTTTGACGATTTCCTTAAAGCTCAGGATGAAAACAGATTATATTTTCTTACTACTAAAACCAGCAGGTCCTATATTGATGCACCTTTCAAACCCGGTGACTACCTCGTGTTTGGTAAGGAAACAAAAGGATTACCCGAAGATCTTCTTAAGCTTTATTCAGATCGTTGTTTTACTCTCCCCATGGCCAATTCGAATATCAGAAGTTTGAATCTGGCGATGACTGCAGGAATTGTTCTCTATGCTGCCTTAAGCCGGCAATAG
- the recJ gene encoding single-stranded-DNA-specific exonuclease RecJ gives MSVEQGQKRIRLSDGKYLNPFIEKLLARRGICGKDEIQQFLEPKLKELPSPFLLKDMDLAVNLIEETITNGHPILVWGDYDVDGTTATALLLLFFKSIGYTADYHIPNRLTDGYGIQKDGLRKVSENRDTDKCLLITVDNGISAHEAVEYAKKLGYKVIITDHHLALPERVMADAVINPNQTNCEFLDKTLAGVGVAFYLAMATRTHLLKCGYFDTINKPPNLKQFLDLVAIGTIADMVPLKKINRIMVKAGMETIGDQKNHGITALCHLNNLDPKCIRSEDVSFQLAPKINAAGRMGEADKAIKLFLSLNKKEAFAIAKDLVESNDKRKLINIKDFISAKDNLLRQGTNTKHSIIVAGNYHVGVAGIVASNLVEEYQKPSVVLCDLGEGVLKGSARSVVGIDIFKALDNCREVLLGFGGHEMAGGMSLLKGNLMNFKKLFDESIQKQSNRTPENSDNQIDDDIEINDLFNGEILRQLHLMEPFGTDNPQPIFRDRSTEFLKVLPLGRDKSHLRFNFRGERHTIEGVGFGMGKLIEHCRLSKERDILYTPSINFFKGKRSWQVRVTKIVFNNDNIPDSQHN, from the coding sequence ATGAGTGTCGAGCAAGGACAGAAACGAATTAGACTTTCAGACGGTAAATACCTGAATCCTTTCATCGAAAAACTGCTTGCAAGAAGAGGGATCTGCGGAAAAGATGAGATTCAACAATTTCTTGAACCAAAGCTCAAAGAATTGCCAAGTCCATTTTTATTGAAAGATATGGATCTGGCGGTGAACCTTATTGAGGAGACCATAACCAACGGTCACCCCATATTGGTTTGGGGTGATTACGATGTTGATGGGACCACGGCCACAGCGCTCCTTCTTTTATTTTTCAAATCGATTGGTTACACCGCCGATTATCACATCCCCAATCGATTGACAGATGGTTACGGCATACAAAAAGATGGCCTGAGAAAGGTATCGGAGAACAGAGATACCGACAAATGCCTACTGATAACTGTAGATAATGGAATATCTGCACACGAGGCTGTGGAGTATGCCAAAAAACTGGGCTATAAAGTCATTATAACAGATCACCACCTTGCTCTGCCAGAAAGGGTAATGGCAGACGCAGTGATCAATCCAAACCAGACGAACTGTGAATTCCTGGATAAAACACTGGCTGGTGTCGGAGTAGCATTTTACCTTGCAATGGCAACAAGGACACACCTGTTAAAATGCGGATATTTCGATACTATCAACAAACCACCGAACTTAAAGCAATTTCTAGACCTTGTCGCCATTGGAACAATTGCAGATATGGTTCCTTTAAAAAAAATTAACAGGATTATGGTTAAAGCAGGGATGGAAACCATTGGCGACCAGAAAAACCATGGCATAACCGCGTTGTGCCACCTTAACAACCTGGATCCTAAGTGCATTCGATCTGAAGATGTTTCGTTTCAACTGGCTCCAAAGATTAATGCTGCCGGGAGAATGGGGGAGGCGGACAAGGCCATAAAACTTTTTTTGTCATTGAATAAAAAAGAGGCTTTTGCAATCGCCAAGGACCTTGTCGAGAGCAACGATAAACGTAAACTCATAAACATCAAGGACTTTATTAGTGCAAAGGATAACCTTTTGCGCCAGGGCACAAATACCAAACATTCCATTATAGTTGCTGGAAATTACCATGTTGGAGTTGCTGGCATTGTGGCATCTAATCTTGTTGAAGAATACCAAAAACCCAGTGTGGTTCTCTGCGATCTTGGCGAAGGAGTTTTAAAAGGTTCAGCGAGGTCCGTTGTTGGTATAGATATCTTCAAGGCCCTGGATAATTGCAGAGAGGTTCTTCTTGGTTTTGGTGGTCATGAAATGGCTGGCGGAATGAGCTTGTTAAAGGGAAATTTGATGAATTTCAAAAAATTATTCGATGAATCCATACAAAAACAATCAAATAGGACGCCTGAGAACAGCGATAATCAGATAGATGATGATATTGAGATTAACGATTTATTTAATGGTGAAATTCTCAGACAGTTACATTTAATGGAGCCATTCGGAACAGACAATCCTCAGCCGATTTTTAGGGACCGCTCAACTGAATTCTTAAAAGTATTGCCTCTAGGAAGAGATAAGAGTCACTTGAGATTTAATTTCCGTGGAGAAAGACATACCATAGAGGGGGTTGGCTTCGGAATGGGAAAACTAATAGAGCATTGCCGATTATCAAAAGAACGGGACATTCTCTACACCCCAAGTATTAATTTTTTCAAAGGGAAGAGAAGTTGGCAGGTAAGAGTGACAAAAATCGTATTCAACAACGACAACATCCCGGACTCACAACATAATTAA
- a CDS encoding GGDEF domain-containing protein, with translation MKTARIDVRTDIRTDVLIRVLLGCALFLGIVLAAIDIYSLVSCTDTHASWKTLHRIALTDSIFLVIALGIANFLFIKFRKQRTQDIQHTDSLTGLVTRHAFGEIFEHALLDAKRTLEPLSVLIVDIDHFRGINERYGHKAGDALLSMLSKSIQSVLRASDITCRWEGDQFLVVLKECSTKDSCRIAAKILEMTRSLALKKGEDTIKISISIGIAQMVSDDNIETLTARAETGLYSARDNGRNGCAVGYDWILINYACEPILLPA, from the coding sequence ATGAAAACAGCTCGAATTGATGTTCGGACTGATATTCGAACAGATGTACTCATACGTGTTCTCCTTGGTTGCGCTCTGTTCCTTGGGATCGTTCTTGCCGCAATTGACATCTACTCATTGGTCAGCTGCACTGATACTCACGCATCCTGGAAAACATTACACAGAATCGCCCTGACGGATAGTATCTTTCTTGTTATTGCACTGGGTATTGCTAATTTTCTTTTTATAAAATTTCGCAAACAGAGAACTCAGGACATCCAACATACTGATTCGTTGACAGGATTAGTCACCCGGCATGCCTTCGGTGAAATTTTTGAACATGCCTTGCTGGACGCCAAGCGCACACTTGAACCACTCTCTGTCCTTATCGTTGACATCGATCACTTCAGGGGGATCAATGAACGTTATGGGCATAAGGCCGGGGATGCTCTGCTCTCCATGTTAAGTAAATCCATTCAGAGTGTGCTTCGTGCATCCGATATTACCTGTCGGTGGGAAGGGGATCAATTTCTAGTAGTGTTGAAAGAATGCTCAACAAAAGACAGCTGCCGTATTGCTGCAAAAATTCTTGAGATGACACGTAGCCTGGCACTCAAGAAGGGTGAAGATACAATAAAAATCAGCATAAGCATTGGAATTGCACAGATGGTTTCCGATGACAATATTGAAACCCTTACCGCCAGAGCAGAAACTGGCCTTTACAGTGCTCGGGATAATGGCCGTAATGGTTGTGCTGTAGGGTATGACTGGATTTTGATCAATTACGCATGTGAGCCCATACTATTGCCGGCTTAA
- a CDS encoding DUF4911 domain-containing protein — MSINLIPLYLRINPARYHFLKFILEAYDGLCLLSTVPGEKGCVCVRYPLEKAGILYPLLSELASSIKPVSSINH; from the coding sequence ATGTCTATTAATCTTATCCCTTTGTACCTAAGGATAAATCCGGCAAGATACCATTTTCTGAAATTTATCCTCGAGGCATATGACGGCCTCTGCCTTCTTTCCACTGTTCCTGGAGAGAAAGGCTGTGTCTGTGTTCGTTATCCACTGGAAAAGGCAGGAATACTCTACCCCCTGCTCTCTGAACTTGCGAGTTCCATCAAGCCTGTGTCTTCCATTAATCATTGA
- a CDS encoding histidinol-phosphatase produces MTLALFDLDNTLLSGDSDHEWGNFLISKNLVDGASYKAANDAFYAQYKQGSLDIFEYSAFSFFPLTQHSMSFLNVLHEEFMDTVILPLIRQKAIDLVESHRAQGHTLIVITATNSFITKPIVKYFGIDNLLATEVKMVEGKFTNSIEGTPCFSSGKVTRIRQWLDENNESLNGSLFYSDSHNDLPLMELVDTAIAVDPDEKLAIIAKERGWDTISLL; encoded by the coding sequence ATGACTTTAGCGCTTTTTGACCTCGATAACACCTTACTTAGTGGTGACAGCGATCACGAGTGGGGGAATTTTCTTATCAGTAAAAATCTAGTAGATGGGGCAAGCTATAAAGCTGCCAATGATGCATTCTATGCTCAATACAAACAGGGGTCCCTCGATATCTTCGAGTATTCAGCCTTTAGTTTTTTTCCGTTAACTCAGCACTCTATGTCTTTTCTTAATGTGTTACATGAAGAATTCATGGATACTGTCATTCTTCCTTTAATTCGGCAAAAAGCCATTGATCTGGTTGAATCTCACAGGGCCCAGGGGCACACTTTAATTGTTATCACTGCTACGAATAGTTTTATCACCAAGCCGATTGTGAAATATTTTGGTATTGATAATCTTTTGGCAACTGAAGTGAAAATGGTTGAAGGGAAATTTACAAATTCAATTGAAGGGACACCTTGTTTTAGTTCTGGAAAGGTTACCAGAATACGTCAATGGCTTGATGAAAACAATGAGTCCCTGAATGGTAGTTTATTTTACAGCGACTCCCACAACGACCTCCCCTTGATGGAGTTGGTTGACACTGCTATTGCCGTAGATCCTGATGAAAAACTAGCTATTATTGCGAAGGAAAGAGGTTGGGATACAATTTCCCTCCTTTGA
- the cimA gene encoding citramalate synthase, whose amino-acid sequence MTRSVQIYDTTLRDGTQAENFNLSVTDKIRISHKLDNLGIDFIEGGWPGSNPLAVEFFKTMQGETLKHAKLVAFGSTRLFSNPCQEDKNLQALLDAKTPVITIFGKSWDIHVHDALRIELEDNLLIIEESLAYLKPHVETLFYDAEHFFDGFKKNHDYALATLGKAISGGAECLVLCDTNGGMLPHEVQPIIERVQRFVTERSKTVTLGIHAHNDSETAVANSLLALSLGVTQVQGTMNGYGERCGNCNLTSVIPALGLKMGYECESVKNIDRLYDTAMLVDELANLPHNKYQPYVGRSAFAHKGGIHVSAVKRNPLTYEHIEPEKVGNVRRILISDQAGKSNVLHKAKKFGIDLDPNSPIAASIVAELKNLENQGFQYEGAEASFELLMRRAIGAQANFFTLRGFRAINSKRSMDKPPETEATIRVEVGGEEVHTAAMGDGPVNALDKAMRKGLTQFYPALEEIELVDYKVRVLSGQHGTGAKVRVLIESKDKYEQWGTVGVSVNIIEASWQALVDSLTYKLMRDEQRNATKN is encoded by the coding sequence ATGACAAGATCCGTACAAATATACGACACAACCTTGAGGGATGGAACTCAGGCTGAGAATTTCAACCTTTCTGTTACCGACAAGATTCGTATCAGCCATAAACTCGACAATCTTGGAATTGATTTCATTGAGGGAGGCTGGCCCGGATCAAATCCCCTGGCGGTCGAATTTTTCAAGACCATGCAGGGAGAGACTCTTAAACATGCAAAACTTGTTGCTTTTGGTTCCACACGTCTCTTTTCCAATCCCTGCCAGGAAGATAAAAACCTTCAGGCTTTACTTGATGCTAAAACACCAGTCATTACCATTTTTGGTAAATCCTGGGATATTCATGTCCACGATGCGCTACGAATAGAACTTGAAGATAATCTGCTAATCATTGAAGAGTCCCTTGCCTATTTAAAACCACACGTGGAAACGCTTTTTTATGATGCTGAACATTTCTTCGATGGTTTCAAAAAAAATCATGATTACGCTCTAGCAACTCTCGGGAAGGCAATTAGTGGCGGTGCCGAATGTCTGGTTCTTTGTGATACAAATGGTGGGATGCTACCGCATGAAGTTCAGCCTATAATAGAACGTGTACAGCGGTTCGTTACTGAGCGCAGCAAAACGGTAACTCTTGGCATTCATGCCCATAATGATTCTGAAACAGCGGTCGCAAATTCACTCCTTGCTTTAAGCCTTGGTGTAACCCAGGTACAGGGAACCATGAACGGCTACGGTGAACGCTGTGGAAACTGCAATCTTACCTCCGTCATCCCTGCCTTAGGCTTGAAGATGGGGTATGAGTGTGAATCTGTAAAAAATATTGACCGACTGTATGACACTGCCATGCTGGTTGATGAGCTTGCCAATCTGCCACACAATAAATACCAGCCATATGTAGGTCGTTCAGCCTTTGCCCATAAAGGTGGCATTCATGTCTCAGCTGTTAAACGAAACCCGTTAACCTACGAGCATATTGAGCCGGAAAAGGTTGGAAATGTCAGGAGAATCCTTATTTCTGATCAGGCAGGGAAGTCCAATGTTTTACACAAGGCCAAAAAATTCGGTATTGATCTCGATCCGAACAGTCCCATTGCAGCCTCCATCGTTGCTGAATTGAAAAATCTTGAAAACCAGGGGTTTCAGTATGAAGGCGCAGAGGCGTCCTTTGAACTGCTGATGCGTCGTGCCATAGGAGCACAGGCGAATTTTTTCACCCTGAGAGGCTTCAGGGCAATAAATTCTAAGCGTAGCATGGATAAACCTCCCGAAACCGAAGCAACCATCAGGGTTGAGGTTGGCGGTGAGGAAGTCCACACAGCCGCCATGGGAGATGGGCCGGTTAATGCACTTGATAAGGCGATGCGAAAAGGATTGACTCAATTTTATCCAGCCCTCGAAGAGATTGAACTGGTTGATTACAAGGTTCGGGTTCTTTCAGGTCAGCATGGGACAGGAGCTAAAGTCAGGGTTCTTATAGAGTCAAAGGACAAGTACGAACAGTGGGGAACTGTAGGCGTATCGGTGAACATTATAGAAGCATCATGGCAAGCTCTTGTTGACTCTTTAACCTATAAATTGATGCGGGATGAACAGCGTAACGCAACCAAAAACTAG
- the purB gene encoding adenylosuccinate lyase, with translation MNRDIYQEPLVSRYTSRDMQELFSEKTKFTNWRKCWVALAEAQFELGLTDIITQEMLDEMNANVHNIDFDVAAAKEKEIRHDVMAHVFEFGSKCPKAEGIIHLGATSQFVVCNTDLLIQKQALDLIRKGVLKVISNLAKFCLEHKNLPTLGFTHYQPAQPTTVGKRNTLYIQDLVMDLEYIDTFFDQIKARGAKGTVGTQATFIELFHGDNEKVRQLDTLVSKKLGFDKVFAVTGQTYPRKLDMKLAETLAGIGASAHKFAVDMRLLSNLKVQEEPFAKNQTGSSAMAYKRNPMRSERLTGLSRKLMGLPADFAATFSNQWFERTLDDSAIRRMDIPQAFLLTDAILKLYVNITSQMVVFPKQIERHLRMELPFMSTEKILMEAVEKGESRQEMHEVIKEHSLAAGRVVKEEGLDNDLLERLAQDDRIPFTLDDLMGLVGDYTQFTGRASAQTDEYIREVVVPLLAAREHQMGEVDSSLSV, from the coding sequence ATGAATAGAGATATATACCAGGAACCTCTTGTCAGCAGATACACAAGTCGCGACATGCAGGAGCTTTTTTCAGAAAAGACAAAATTTACTAATTGGCGAAAGTGCTGGGTTGCTTTGGCTGAGGCCCAATTCGAACTCGGTCTCACAGATATAATCACCCAGGAAATGCTTGATGAAATGAACGCCAATGTTCATAATATCGATTTTGACGTAGCCGCAGCTAAAGAAAAGGAAATCCGCCATGATGTAATGGCCCATGTTTTCGAATTTGGGAGTAAATGCCCAAAAGCTGAAGGGATTATCCACCTTGGTGCCACATCCCAATTCGTTGTCTGCAATACTGACCTGCTTATTCAGAAGCAGGCACTGGATTTGATCCGCAAAGGTGTCCTTAAGGTTATATCCAATCTTGCCAAATTCTGTCTGGAACACAAAAACCTCCCTACCCTCGGGTTTACCCATTACCAGCCAGCGCAACCAACAACCGTTGGTAAAAGAAACACCCTTTATATTCAGGATCTTGTTATGGATCTTGAATATATTGACACTTTTTTTGATCAGATTAAAGCCAGAGGTGCTAAGGGTACCGTAGGCACCCAGGCCACATTTATAGAGTTGTTTCATGGTGATAACGAAAAAGTCAGACAATTAGACACTCTTGTTTCAAAAAAACTTGGCTTTGATAAGGTCTTTGCGGTAACAGGTCAGACATACCCGAGAAAGCTTGACATGAAGCTTGCCGAAACCCTTGCAGGAATTGGCGCATCTGCCCATAAATTTGCAGTGGATATGCGACTGCTCTCCAACCTCAAGGTTCAGGAAGAACCATTTGCCAAAAACCAGACAGGTTCTTCAGCCATGGCTTACAAGCGAAACCCCATGCGTTCAGAAAGACTGACAGGCCTCTCCCGTAAACTGATGGGTCTTCCCGCCGACTTCGCAGCAACCTTTTCAAATCAATGGTTCGAGCGGACACTTGATGATTCAGCAATTCGCCGGATGGATATTCCCCAGGCCTTTCTCCTCACGGATGCTATCCTTAAGTTATACGTAAACATAACGAGCCAAATGGTTGTATTTCCGAAACAGATCGAACGGCACCTTCGAATGGAACTCCCATTTATGTCCACTGAAAAAATCCTTATGGAAGCTGTTGAAAAAGGTGAAAGCCGGCAGGAAATGCATGAGGTTATCAAGGAGCATTCGCTTGCTGCAGGAAGGGTCGTTAAAGAAGAAGGTCTTGACAATGACCTTCTTGAGAGGCTGGCGCAGGATGACCGTATCCCCTTCACCCTTGACGATCTTATGGGACTCGTTGGTGATTATACTCAGTTCACAGGACGCGCCTCGGCTCAGACAGATGAATACATTCGCGAGGTGGTAGTTCCGCTGCTGGCTGCAAGGGAACACCAGATGGGTGAAGTTGACTCTTCCCTTTCCGTCTGA
- a CDS encoding aspartate kinase, protein MALIVQKFGGTSVGNPDKIKQVARRVLKKKNEGHQMVVVLSAMSGETNRLTDFAMQMQDIPDQREMDVLLSSGEQVTVSLFAMAVKAFGDDCISFLGDQVKINTDSSHTKARIENIDTERITTELNNGKVVVVAGFQGVTQDGDITTLGRGGSDTTAVALAAALQADACEIFTDVEGVYTTDPNICAKAIKIDRISYDEMLELASLGAKVLDIRSVTFAKQYNVPIHVRSTFTETEGTWVVAEDKAMEGRIVSGVTYNKNEARITVSGVPDQPGIAAKIFTPISDADIIVDMIIQNQDTGNGLTDMTFTVVRSDYQRTLQLLQEIVEKIGAKGGVHGSDAITKISIVGVGMRNHSGIASTMFRVLSNEGINISMISTSEIKVSCVIEEKYTELAVRALHDAFELDKENLPEEENIL, encoded by the coding sequence ATGGCTTTAATTGTACAAAAATTTGGGGGAACTTCCGTCGGTAATCCTGACAAGATTAAACAGGTTGCCAGGAGGGTACTCAAAAAGAAAAATGAAGGGCACCAGATGGTGGTTGTTCTTTCTGCCATGTCTGGAGAGACTAACCGTCTCACCGATTTTGCCATGCAGATGCAGGACATACCGGATCAGAGGGAGATGGATGTCCTTCTTTCCTCTGGGGAACAGGTAACCGTTTCTCTTTTTGCTATGGCAGTGAAGGCCTTTGGCGATGATTGTATATCCTTTCTTGGTGACCAGGTAAAGATTAATACAGACAGTTCACACACGAAAGCACGGATTGAAAACATTGATACAGAGAGAATTACGACGGAACTCAACAACGGCAAGGTAGTAGTGGTAGCAGGGTTCCAGGGTGTTACTCAGGATGGTGACATTACCACGCTTGGCCGTGGCGGTTCCGACACCACAGCTGTGGCCCTGGCTGCTGCACTGCAGGCTGATGCCTGCGAGATTTTCACCGATGTTGAGGGGGTCTATACAACTGACCCCAACATATGTGCAAAGGCCATAAAAATAGACAGAATTTCTTATGACGAGATGCTGGAACTGGCAAGCCTTGGCGCTAAGGTTCTGGATATCAGATCTGTAACATTTGCAAAACAGTACAATGTCCCAATCCACGTCCGTTCCACATTTACAGAAACTGAAGGGACATGGGTTGTTGCGGAGGATAAAGCAATGGAAGGAAGAATAGTTTCAGGTGTAACCTATAATAAAAACGAAGCACGAATTACCGTATCCGGCGTTCCTGATCAGCCAGGCATTGCTGCTAAAATTTTCACTCCCATTTCTGACGCTGACATTATTGTCGATATGATTATCCAGAATCAGGATACCGGTAATGGTCTAACCGATATGACCTTTACTGTTGTTCGCAGTGATTATCAGCGCACCTTGCAACTCCTTCAGGAGATAGTCGAAAAAATAGGTGCCAAAGGTGGCGTTCATGGTTCCGATGCCATCACCAAAATTTCCATTGTTGGTGTCGGTATGCGGAATCATTCAGGGATTGCATCCACCATGTTCAGAGTACTCTCTAACGAAGGAATCAATATTTCCATGATATCGACTTCTGAAATTAAAGTTTCCTGTGTAATTGAGGAAAAATATACAGAACTTGCGGTTCGTGCTCTCCACGATGCGTTCGAACTTGACAAGGAAAATCTGCCCGAAGAAGAGAATATATTATAA